One Podospora pseudopauciseta strain CBS 411.78 chromosome 5 map unlocalized CBS411.78m_5, whole genome shotgun sequence DNA window includes the following coding sequences:
- a CDS encoding uncharacterized protein (antiSMASH:Cluster_2; COG:S; EggNog:ENOG503NVDH), which yields MAPSSNTSPAPLPRRLSCDRCHYQKLRCTRTGDSQTSTCNRCIRQNAQCVYSSSLPKGRPSMYRLANERRPPASPKTASSTTSSASSDVPPAAKTDGAEIAENSMQISESSTANDDIDQLLAGAIGPSWIHPMEWNDMQIDTCSGDEFLNLLHHNPPTPPSACFTGSQTPMFELFESATTIAKSDPDVGIAQLSQLSIRLYPIHRRSCSLAETAGSSGQMSPDMGQQHKTQALIDDNAFIVVAKWLVQGVSTNMDILFRAGDHRLHNPNINPALQSEPPTTGETLNDLFAASHHLLEILRLLQSNVTGGNRNDMDVAAAPAGATDFWRSITPQSTDSNDGTAGFGEGSKPVPTTSAPSSSHGRPSSSSEYSSTVVRHLVIACHTLLLNIYIAVLIALQHDVDLRNSSLPAEAAALADMRLVLVVQLCSYLIKRQHQAVDVYLSFPNTLTQNFEPNSPSSNTASSNGEVRSDLELEVQQRLSKLRQTLRI from the exons ATGGCCCCCTCATCGAATACCAGTCCTGCTCCGTTGCCGCGACGATTATCGTGTGACCGTTGCCATTACCAG AAGTTGAGATGTACACGAACCGGGGACAGTCAAACGAGTACTTGCAACCGCTGCATTCGACAGAACGCACAATGCGTTTACAGCTCCAGTCTTCCCAAAGGAAGACCGAGCATGTACCGTCTAGCAAACGAGCGTCGCCCTCCAGCGAGCCCGAAGACCGCCTCTTCTACTACGAGCTCCGCCAGTTCCGATGTCCCGCCTGCTGCGAAGACGGATGGGGCTGAAATAGCAGAGAACAGCATGCAGATTAGCGAGTCTTCCACCGCAAACGACGACATTGATCAGCTGCTAGCTGGAGCCATTGGCCCATCCTGGATTCACCCGATGGAATGGAACGACATGCAGATCGATACATGTAGTGGAGATGAGTTCTTGAACCTgctccaccacaaccctccaacaccgccgTCGGCCTGTTTCACAGGTTCCCAAACACCCATGTTTGAGCTCTTTGAGAGTGCCACCACCATTGCAAAGAGTGACCCCGATGTGGGAATTGCCCAGCTGTCTCAGCTAAGCATACGTCTGTATCCAATTCACAGGAGGAGTTGTAGCTTGGCAGAGACAGCAGGATCATCTGGCCAGATGAGCCCCGACATGGGCCAACAACACAAGACCCAAGCTTTGATCGACGATAATGCTTTCATAGTGGTCGCCAAATGGCTGGTTCAGGGCGTATCAACCAACATGGACATCCTCTTTCGTGCAGGCGATCACCGTCTCCACAACCCGAACATCAACCCGGCGCTTCAGTCGGAGCCCCCCACTACGGGTGAGACTCTGAACGACCTTTTTGCAgcctcccaccaccttctcgaAATCTTGAGACTGCTGCAGTCCAACGTTACAGGCGGAAACAGAAACGACATGGACGTTGCCGCAGCACCAGCGGGAGCAACCGACTTTTGGAGAAGCATCACTCCGCAGTCGACAGACAGCAACGATGGCACGGCTGGCTTTGGCGAGGGGTCCAAGCCGGTCCCGACGACCTCGGCCCCTTCCTCCAGCCATGGTCGTCCGTCGTCGTCCAGCGAGTACTCGTCGACAGTTGTCAGACACCTGGTCATCGCCTGCCACACCCTCCTTCTGAACATATACATTGCCGTGCTCATCGCTCTGCAGCACGACGTGGATCTCCGGAATTCCTCTCTTCCTGCCGAAGCAGCAGCCCTGGCGGACATGCGCCTGGTTCTCGTGGTCCAGCTTTGCTCTTACCTGATCAAGCGCCAGCACCAAGCCGTCGACGtttatctttcttttcccaacaccctcacGCAAAATTTTGAACCGAACAGCCCCTCTTCCAACACCGCCAGCAGCAATGGGGAGGTGAGAAGTGACCTGGAGCTGGAAGTTCAGCAACGACTGTCGAAATTGAGACAGACACTCCGGATCTAA
- a CDS encoding uncharacterized protein (antiSMASH:Cluster_2; SMCOG1034:cytochrome P450; COG:Q; EggNog:ENOG503NXJJ), whose product MAATEILTCPVAVDKEANLALCPALYPGQALDTPKNPQKIEEAEIIDHSKLLKIPSPKHGHYFGLLGHAPDLDPDLPVKSFWKLMDQYGEIFQLDLGMTYPRVFVGSRELVNEMANDERFSKFTHRLHKEMRPVFGDGLFSAESTDKAWWKAHRLLVPIFGSLGLSKMFDDMQDLSAQLVMKWDRFGPDHEIECIDDMARLAFDTVGLCAFGYRFNEFYTADHHPFMTQLKEAIVESGRRANRPEILNQFYYKEEQHRQENIAKMKELCKKIIQDRIDNPKSEANDLLNLMIHGVDRETGEKLTRENIEYQIPTFLGAGYETTSATLSFIYYLLCTYPETMAKAQQEVDEVVGDTVLTYEMLPKLKYLDACIKEALRIQHPSSLLTRFAVKDTVLGGKYFVRKGQMVSGVWRHFHRDPVVWGADSDEFKPERMLDRNFQALPPNSWKPFGDGQRACIGRGFAEQEILINVAMVLQRFDVKKADPNYILELKGQMALKCIDFKIRAKRRSGKSSLSGIPGGGSQPKKAATKTRQNVTPQIDSKTPKKSITVLFGGNMGTAESLMQSLSRIAPDFGLAVDDVRTLDSATDSLPTDRPCIIITPSYDGRPPDNAKKFVKWLEQLSSNGTKLSGVKYAVFALGNSDWVNTFYKIPKLIDDTLESLGAERLVETGYGNVKQDLVGPWETWEEELCLALSGVSADKAHKAQAGVEVSIERHNLKTLPSVLGGDQMGIGTIAAIHQLADTSVGPAKYHVDVRLPPGCHYRAGDYLVVQGRNSTESVHRTMARFSLSPADTMTVQSSKKDFLPSQPMAIEHFLRQRVELAAPITKRQLLTLSLHAEDSSPEKAHLLNLTQDPAYEDLLTNRHSVLDVLSTIPTLALPFGVFIDLLPPLAPRVYSISSSPLSPSSGTLQSGLVASITFDLFQSPALSGHGTFNGVASSYLSSRKIGDEISCLVRPTTLPFQLPKDISKPIVMVAAGSGIAPMRGVLQERAELMKQGGEFGEAVLFFGCRDEEKDYLYKEELERWERGGVVRVVPCFSRPGGKKGRYVTDALWEERDRMWEVVEKGGRIFTCGSAARLGRSAGEVWRRIWKEKSGQGGEREGEEWLEGIKGDGRYVCDVY is encoded by the exons ATGGCGGCAACCGAAATCCTAACCTGCCCCGTTGCAGTCGACAAGGAGGCCAACCTGGCTCTCTGCCCAGCTCTGTACCCAGGCCAAGCACTCGACACACCCAAGAACCCCCAAAAGATCGAAGAAGCGGAAATTATCGACCACTCCAAGCTCCTCAAAATTCCGTCTCCAAAGCATGGCCATTACTTCGGCCTCCTGGGTCACGCCCCGGATCTCGACCCTGACCTGCCTGTCAAGTCGTTCTGGAAGCTGATGGACCAGTATGGAGAGATATTTCAGCTTGACCTCGGGATGACCTACCCCCGGGTGTTTGTCGGTAGCCGAGAGCTGGTCAACGAGATGGCAAATGACGAACGGTTCAGCAAGTTTACTCATCGACTGCACAAGGAGATGAGACCGGTGTTTGGGGATGGTTTGTTTTCTGCCGAGTCAACGGACAAGGCTTGGTGGAAGGCTCATAGGCTGTTGGTGCCAATCTTTG GATCGCTGGGGTTGAGCAAGATGTTTGATGACAT GCAAGATCTTTCGGCGCAGCTTGTGATGAAGTGGGACAGATTTGGACCAGATCACGAAATCGAATGCATCGACGACATGGCGAGACTGGCATTCGACACCGTTGGGCTCTGTGCTTTCGGTTACCGGTTCAACGAGTTCTACACTGCGGATCATCACCCTTTCATGACCCAGCTCAAGGAAGCCATTGTCGAATCGGGGAGGCGAGCGAATAGGCCAGAGATCCTCAATCAGTTCTACT ACAAAGAGGAACAGCACCGTCAGGAGAATATCGCCAAGATGAAGGAGCTGTGCAAGAAGATCATCCAAGACCGGATTGACAACCCAAAGTCAGAGGCAAATGATCTGCTCAATCTGATGATTCACGGCGTTGATAGGGAGACGGGAGAGAAGCTCACGCGTGAGAATATCGAGTACCAAATCCCAACCTTCCTCGGCGCTGG ATACGAGACAACCTCGGCAACCTTGAGCTTTATCTACTACCTTTTGTGTACGTACCCGGAGACCATGGCCAAGGCCCAgcaggaggtggacgaggtTGTCGGTGACACGGTTCTCACATACGAGATGCTGCCCAAGTTGAAATACCTCGATGCGTGCATCAAGGAAGCATT ACGTATCCAGCACCCCAGCAGTTTGCTCACGAGGTTTGCAGTCAAGGATACAGTCTTGGGAGGAAAGTACTTTGTCAGAAAGGGTCAGATGGTGTCGGGTGTCTGGAGGCATTTCCACAGAGACCCCGTCGTCTGGGGTGCTGATTCAGATGAGTTCAAACCGGAAAGGATGCTGGACAGAAATTTCCAGGCGTTACCACCTAATTCCTGGAAGCCG TTCGGCGATGGTCAGCGAGCGTGCATTGGACGTGGATTTGCGGAGCAAGAAATTCTCATCAATGTAGCCATGGTCCTACAAAGATTTGATGTTAAAAAGGCAGACCCCAACTACATTTTGGAGCTCAAA GGTCAAATGGCTTTGAAATGTATTGACTTCAAGATACGAGCGAAAAGGCGGTCAGGAAAATCTTCCTTGAGTGGTATCCCTGGCGGCGGCTCCCAGCCAAAGAAGGCTGCcaccaagacaagacaaaacGTTACACCACAAATCGACAGCAAAACTCCCAAGAAGTCCATCACCGTCTTGTTTGGCGGCAACATGGGGACCGCCGAGAGTCTGATGCAATCGCTTTCGCGCATCGCCCCCGACTTTGGGCTTGCGGTTGACGATGTGAGAACGCTGGACTCAGCCACTGACAGTCTGCCCACGGATCGGCCCtgtatcatcatcacacccTCCTACGACGGACGACCTCCGGACAACGCCAAGAAGTTTGTCAAGTGGCTTGAGCAACTTTCCAGCAATGGCACCAAGCTCTCAGGCGTCAAGTATGCTGTGTTCGCATTGGGTAATTCTGATTGGGTGAATACATTTTACAAGATTCCCAAGCTCATTGACGACACGCTTGAGAGCCTCGGTGCCGAGCGCCTCGTCGAAACAGGTTATGGAAACGTAAAGCAAGACCTTGTTGGACCGTGGGAAACCTGGGAAGAAGAGCTGTGCCTGGCCCTCTCAGGAGTGTCGGCTGACAAAGCCCACAAGGCACAGGCAGGCGTCGAAGTGAGCATCGAACGCCATAACCTCAAGACTCTTCCCAGCGTTCTAGGCGGTGATCAAATGGGCATTGGGACCATTGCCGCCATCCACCAACTGGCTGATACCTCGGTGGGACCAGCGAAATACCACGTCGACGttcgtcttcctcctggCTGCCACTACCGAGCGGGAGACTACCTCGTTGTTCAAGGCCGCAACTCCACCGAATCCGTTCACCGAACCATGGCCCGTTTCAGTCTCAGCCCAGCAGACACCATGACAGTTCAATCCTCCAAGAAGGATTTCCTACCATCTCAACCAATGGCAATAGAGCACTTTTTAAGACAACGTGTCGAGCTCGCCGCACCCATCACCAAACGCCAGCTCCTCACGCTCTCCCTCCACGCGGAAGATTCCTCCCCGGAGAAAGCCCatcttctcaacctcacccagGACCCCGCCTATGAAGACCTGCTCACAAACCGGCACTCTGTCCTCGATGTTCTCAGCACCATCCCTACCTTGGCTCTCCCTTTTGGAGTCTTTAtcgatctcctccctccccttgcaCCGAGGGTGTACAGCATTTCGtcttctcccctctccccgtcCTCGGGAACACTCCAGTCCGGCCTCGTCGCATCCATCACGTTTGACCTGTTCCAATCCCCTGCCTTGAGCGGTCACGGAACATTCAACGGCGTTGCCTCATCctacctctcctcccgcaaGATAGGGGATGAGATATCTTGTCTTGTCCGTCCCACAACACTACCGTTTCAGCTCCCAAAAGACATCTCCAAACCAATCGTCATGGTTGCGGCAGGCAGCGGGATTGCCCCCATGAGGGGTGTTCTCCAAGAGCGAGCCGAGCTGATGAAGCAAGGTGGGGAGTTCGGCGAGGCGGTCCTCTTCTTTGGGTGTAGGGATGAGGAAAAGGATTATTTGTacaaggaggagctggaaaggtgggagagagggggggtggtcaGGGTCGTGCCGTGTTTTTCTCGGCCGGgcgggaagaaggggaggtatGTCACTGATGCTTTGTGGGAAGAACGGGATAGGATGTGGGAAGtggttgagaaggggggcAGGATTTTCACTTGTGGGAGTGCTGCTAGACTTGGGAGGAGTGctggggaggtttggaggaggatttggaaGGAGAAGTCGGGACaagggggagagagagaaggagaggagtggttggaggggatcAAGGGAGATGGGAGATATGTTTGTGATGTTTACTGA
- a CDS encoding uncharacterized protein (antiSMASH:Cluster_2; CAZy:GH11; EggNog:ENOG503P1TF; COG:G), producing MVQISSFLVALGLLQAGLGAPQPDAKGVQGRQGYYFQNWSEGGSNIRCSNGQGGSFSANWNSRGGFVCGKGWSGGGARTIKYSGTYNATGPGYLAVYGWTRNPLIEYYILESYADLAPNEPWTSKGNFTIDEGTFEVFTSTRVNKPSIEGTRTFQQYWSVRSEKRVGGTVTTQKHFDEWAKRGMRLGRHDYVVMAVEGYTATGGSGSAGSASITLG from the exons ATGGTTCAGATCTCCTCGTTTCTCGTCGCGCTGGGTCTCCTTCAAGCAGGCTTGGGCGCACCCCAACCTGACGCTAAAGGGGTCCAAGGACGACAGGGCTATTACTTCCAAAACTGGTCTGAAGGCGGCTCCAATATTAGATGTTCCAACGGCCAGGGAGGTTCCTTCTCGGCAAACTGGAACTCGAGAGGTGGCTTCGTCTGTGGCAAGGGCTGGAGTGGTGGCGGGGCTAG GACTATCAAATATAGCGGGACATATAACGCCACCGGACCAGGCTACCTAGCCGTCTACGGGTGGACTCGCAACCCCTTGATCGAGTATTACATTCTTGAGTCCTACGCTGATCTCGCACCTAATGAGCCCTG GACATCCAAAGGCAACTTCACCATCGATGAGGGCACTTTTGAGGTTTTCACCAGCACCCGAGTGAACAAGCCATCCATTGAAGGCACGAGGACCTTCCAGCAGTACTGGAGCGTGCGTTCGGAAAAGCGAGTGGGCGGGACGGTCACAACGCAGAAACACTTTGATGAGTGGGCCAAGAGAGGCATGAGATTGGGTCGTCATGATtatgtggtgatggctgtggAAGGTTATACTGCTACTGGCGGCAGTGGCTCGGCAGGATCAGCCAGCATCACCctgggatga
- a CDS encoding putative secondary metabolism biosynthetic enzyme (EggNog:ENOG503NXUK; SMCOG1001:short-chain dehydrogenase/reductase SDR; antiSMASH:Cluster_2; COG:Q): protein MATSSPRTTNVWEVVDFVGTHHDTYAAISPADADLSGKSVLITGSSRGIGMATGIRLAVAGCSKIALAARSSLRQAEQEIKAAAVAAGREEPLVLTLNMDVTVEESVTEAVDKVSKAFGGSLDVLIANAGYLPAWRPVVESDPTEWWKTWEINIKGTYLCAKSFIPLLLESSMKTFITVSSAGAHALFYGASAYQTTKFATLRFTEFIDQEYHDKGLIAIAIHPGAVKTELALNMPEEHHTILQDTPELPADAMVWLAKERREWLAGRFFNCCWDVDELENRKDEIISRDLLKFRLTI, encoded by the coding sequence ATGGCCACCTCATCTCCTCGGACGACGAATGTCTGGGAGGTTGTCGACTTTGTGGGAACTCATCACGACACGTACGCGGCAATCTCCCCGGCCGATGCGGACTTGTCTGGAAAATCGGTTCTCATCACGGGCTCCTCCAGGGGAATCGGCATGGCAACCGGCATTCGCCTTGCCGTGGCTGGATGTTCCAAGATTGCTCTGGCAGCCCGCTCTTCTCTTCGTCAGGCCGAGCAAGAGATcaaagctgctgctgttgccgcAGGCCGAGAGGAACCTCTCGTCCTTACCCTGAACATGGATGTGACCGTGGAGGAGTCGGTCACTGAAGCTGTGGATAAGGTATCCAAGGCATTTGGAGGAAGTCTGGATGTCCTGATCGCCAACGCGGGCTACCTGCCAGCATGGAGACCTGTTGTGGAGTCTGATCCGACGGAATGGTGGAAGACTTGGGAGATCAACATAAAGGGGACCTATCTTTGTGCGAAGTCTTTTATCCCGCTGCTGTTGGAGTCGTCCATGAAGACTTTCATCACCGTCTCCTCTGCTGGAGCACACGCACTGTTCTACGGAGCCTCAGCATACCAGACCACCAAATTTGCAACCCTAAGGTTCACCGAGTTCATCGATCAGGAGTACCACGACAAAGGCCTGATTGCTATTGCGATTCACCCAGGAGCGGTCAAAACAGAACTGGCATTGAATATGCCCGAAGAGCATCATACCATCCTCCAGGACACGCCCGAGTTACCTGCCGACGCCATGGTATGGCTTGCCAAGGAACGCAGAGAGTGGCTTGCGGGCCGATTCTTCAACTGCTGCTGGGATGTCGATGAATTGGAAAATCGGAAAGATGAGATCATAAGCCGTGACTTGCTGAAATTTAGACTTACTATCTGA
- a CDS encoding putative secondary metabolism biosynthetic enzyme (antiSMASH:Cluster_2; SMCOG1028:crotonyl-CoA reductase / alcohol dehydrogenase; COG:C; EggNog:ENOG503NXT7): MPSLNAELSLPRTQTAIIAQGPGKLAIQHDVAVPTLAPDMAIGLFTLVASSPIPTMLDYSPAQGAIHGYDFAGTIVALGKDAPAHLSVGDRVAGMVFGGNSNVKTIGGFSQYVGAMADLLLRLPDDMSFEEGASLGTGVATATLSLFDRLRVPATLDDLRRGEPKQGEFVLVAGGSTASGTRAIQLLKNAGLRPIASCSPSNFALVERFGAEKVFDYHSPTCAQEIREYTRNELEYALDCVSQADTTKLCFESIGRAGGRYVSLEPFRDTVAQTRALTIEPSWVMVLSIFGIKVGLEGEYGREATPEDRRFGAQAFAAVQSLLDGGKIQAHPIKVMPGGWEGVMKGVDIIRSQSLSGQKMVYSVV; this comes from the exons ATGCCCTCGTTGAACGCAGagctctccctcccaagGACACAGACGGCGATTATTGCTCAGGGACCTGGGAAACTCGCCATTCAGCACGATGTCGCAGTGCCGACGCTTGCACCCGACATGGCAATCGGTTTGTTTACCCTCgtcgcctcctctcccataCCCACC ATGCTCGATTACAGCCCAGCTCAGGGAGCTATTCATGGTTATGACTTTGCAGGCACCATTGTTGCCCTCGGGAAAGACGCTCCTGCGCATCTCTCAGTCGGGGATAGGGTCGCCGGCATGGTTTTTGGCGGCAATTCAAACGTCAAAACCATTGGGGGATTCTCTCAATACGTGGGAGCAATGGCGGATCTTTTACTCAGACTTCCCGACGACATGAGCTTCGAGGAGGGTGCTAGCTTGGGAACCGGTGTTGCCACCGCAACGCTATCGTTGTTTGACAGACTTCGTGTTCCTGCCACTCTGGACGACCTCCGCAGAGGTGAGCCAAAGCAAGGAGAATTTGTTCTTGTTGCTGGAGGCAGCACGGCGTCTGGAACCAGAGCCATTCAACTTCTGAAGAA TGCCGGCCTCAGACCAATTGCATCATGCTCCCCTTCCAACTTTGCCCTCGTTGAACGGTTCGGTGCTGAAAAGGTCTTTGACTACCACTCCCCAACATGTGCTCAAGAGATCCGCGAGTACACCCGCAACGAGCTCGAGTATGCTCTCGACTGCGTCTCACAGGCCGACACTACCAAGCTTTGCTTCGAATCAATCGGCCGTGCTGGCGGTCGCTATGTTTCTCTTGAACCGTTCAGAGATACTGTAGCGCAGACGCGGGCTCTGACGATTGAGCCGTCGTGGGTGATGGTTCTCAGCATCTTCGGAATCAaggtgggtttggagggtgaATATGGACGAGAGGCAACTCCGGAGGATAGAAGGTTTGGCGCTCAGGCATTCGCTGCTGTGCAAAGCTTACTGGACGGCGGTAAGATTCAAGCTCATCCAATCAAGGTAATGCCcggtgggtgggagggggttatgAAGGGAGTTGATATCATCCGGAGTCAATCGTTGTCAGGTCAGAAAATGGTGTATTCCGTGGTGTGA
- a CDS encoding uncharacterized protein (antiSMASH:Cluster_2) has product MAPNRLDVIFKGKEGMKHAAVKPRPRAIVVLAKRLVVIPARRRFSHHQQWGVKYARTDLGVNKDLTICMEPGGGNH; this is encoded by the exons ATGGCTCCAAATCGTCTTGACGTCATTTTCAAAGGGAAAGAGGGGATGAAGCATGCTGCCGTCAAACCACGCCCCAGAGCCATTGTAGTTTTGGCCAAGCGCCTTGTCGTCATCCCAGCTCGCAGAAGATTTAGTCATCATCAGCAATGGGGTGTAAAGTATGCAAG GACGGACTTAGGAGTTAACAAGGACTTAACCATCTGCATGGAACCGGGTGGTGGCAATCATTAA
- a CDS encoding uncharacterized protein (EggNog:ENOG503P2MN; antiSMASH:Cluster_2; COG:Q) translates to MPSADLVLPLIDLAPYLSPDATPSSKATVIAQVRAAVAEFGFFQVINHGIPLASQHALIEAIRTLMRIPKEDKLAMSFLKNPCRRGYEGSGDTFRTGDKMHDAKEAFYIGRPSEKIEPPGFHGPNIWPSPELVPEAEFRDPVWSYYQETNRLGREIWQLLIQGLGHPGELLSQFTKKPVVMMKMIRYPPFSSTLPGQFGVGAHTDFGGVTVLLQEAGRNGLEVEHKGEWIPVPALENVLVINAGDMIAGWSGGVYQSAKHRVINKGEEERISCATFWHGDLDATNPFIDGKGEGAAGDETVADLLVKRFRSQFSLMKGKKTEEVVRGEVFAH, encoded by the exons ATGCCCTCCGccgacctcgtcctccccctcatcgaCCTCGCCCCTTACCTCTCCCCAGACGCCACTCCGTCATCCAAAGCAACAGTCATTGCCCAAGTCCGCGCTGCCGTCGCCGAGTTTGGCTTCTTCCAAGTCATCAACCATGGAAtccccctcgcctcccaaCACGCCCTGATTGAGGCGATCCGCACTCTCATGAGAATCCCCAAGGAAGACAAACTAGCCATGAGCTTCCTCAAAAATCCCTGCCGTCGGGGTTACGAGGGGTCAGGGGATACCTTCCGGACTGGAGACAAGATGCACGACGCCAAAGAA gcatTCTACATTGGCCGTCCCTCCGAAAAGATTGAGCCTCCTGGGTTCCACGGCCCAAACATTTGGCCTTCGCCTGAGCTGGTCCCCGAGGCCGAGTTCCGCGACCCGGTCTGGTCGTACTATCAGGAGACGAACCGGCTGGGCAGGGAGATCTGGCAGCTTCTCATCCAGGGACTTGGTCACCCGGGGGAGCTGCTCTCCCAGTTCACCAAGAAGCCTGtcgtgatgatgaagatgattcGGTATCCTCCCTTTTCGTCTACCTTGCCGGGCCAGTTCGGTGTAGGTGCCCACACCGATTTTGGTGGCGTCACAGTTCTCCTGCAAGAGGCTGGACGAAATGGGCTGGAGGTCGAGCACAAGGGGGAGTGGATTCCTGTGCCTGCGTTGGAGAATGTTTTGGTGATCAACGCTGGTGATATGATTGCTGGCTGGTCTGGGGGCGTGTACCAGAGTGCGAAGCACAGGGTTATCAACAagggtgaggaagagaggaTCAGCTGTGCGACGTTCTGGCACGGGGACTTGGATGCCACAAACCCGTTTATTGATGGCAAGGGAGAGGGCGCGGCCGGGGATGAGACGGTGGCTGATTTGCTGGTCAAGAGGTTTAGGAGCCAGTTTAGCTtgatgaaggggaagaagaccGAAGAGGTGGTGAGAGGAGAAGTGTTTGCTCATTGA
- a CDS encoding uncharacterized protein (EggNog:ENOG503NUQZ; antiSMASH:Cluster_2; COG:C; SMCOG1087:hypothetical protein), whose product MHVLIVGGGLGGLSLAQTLRKQGISFEVFERDESADSRFQGWAIGIHSIIGDLKASFPDDMPDMKQATDHLQPIDLPCQIGLYYPGRQGRVGVQDTPENPIIRAERLRLRRWLSTNIDIQWNKHVKSISHNDQGVQVFFQDGSSAKGDILVGADGINSVVREQLLQTPNSALLKTVPLAAIIGEVTLHGDAFKRQLELGHSAYIYVAPDLGCWMFGGLHHALPDGVSGKHYWMLMKPDPTVADPNHWLQTATQQEKLDYALALVAKLPPKFREIYEATPASGIKQESHVWRDLELESLPAGRVVLLGDAAHAMTPFRGEGGYNALIDSMKLAKILAGVDGSDIDAIKKAVEEYNKEMLERGVEAVRASRGEQSAQKTKSANAKVMSAGQEARVLPEREIVLTARG is encoded by the exons ATGCATGTTCTTATCGTGGGCGGTGGCTTGGGTGGGCTCAGCCTGGCCCAGACTCTTCGCAAGCAGGGCATCTCGTTCGAGGTCTTTGAGCGCGACGAGTCTGCGGACAGTCGTTTTCAGGGATGGGCCATCGGAATCCACAG CATCATTGGGGACTTGAAGGCGTCGTTTCCGGATGACATGCCGGACATGAAGCAAGCGACTGACCATCTCCAACCAATCGATCTCCCATGCCAGATTGGCTTGTATTATCCCGGCCGCCAAGGTAGGGTGGGTGTTCAAGATACCCCTGAAAACCCGATCATTCGTGCCGAGAGACTTCGTCTCCGCCGGTGGCTCTCCACCAATATCGACATTCAGTGGAACAAGCACGTCAAGAGCATCAGCCACAACGACCAGGGCGTCCAAGTCTTCTTCCAAGATGGCAGCAGCGCCAAGGGCGACATTTTGGTCGGAGCGGACGGCATCAACAGCGTGGTCCGCGAGCAACTGCTCCAGACTCCCAACTCGGCCCTCCTCAAGACGGTCCCCCTGGCAGCTATCATTGGCGAGGTGACCCTCCACGGCGACGCCTTCAAGCGCCAGCTCGAGCTAGGCCACTCGGCCTACATTTACGTCGCCCCTGACCTCGGCTGCTGGATGTTTGGCGGTCTGCACCACGCCCTCCCCGACGGCGTCTCCGGCAAACACTACTGGATGCTCATGAAGCCCGATCCCACCGTCGCCGACCCCAACCACTGGCTTCAGACTGCTACCCAGCAGGAGAAGCTCGATTACGCTTTGGCCCTTGTCGCGAAGCTCCCGCCCAAGTTTAGGGAGATCTACGAGGCCACGCCCGCAAGCGGGATCAAGCAGGAGAGTCATGTGTGGAGGGATCTTGAGCTGGAGAGTCTGCCTGCCGGACGGGTCGTTTtgcttggtgatgctgctcaTGCCATGACGCCGTTCcgtggtgagggggggtaTAATGCGCTGATCGACTCGATGAAGCTGGCCAAGATACTGGCAGGCGTGGATGGGAGTGATATTGACGCTATCAAGAAGGCAGTAGAGGAGTATAACAAGGAGATGCTTGAGAGGGGCGTGGAGGCTGTTCGTGCTTCGAGGGGTGAACAGAGTGCTCAGAAGACCAAGAGCGCAAACGCAAAGGTCATGAGTGCTGGGCAGGAGGCGCGGGTTTTGCCAGAAAGGGAGATTGTTTTGACGGCCAGGGGCTGA